In a genomic window of Quercus lobata isolate SW786 chromosome 4, ValleyOak3.0 Primary Assembly, whole genome shotgun sequence:
- the LOC115987210 gene encoding E3 ubiquitin-protein ligase RHA1B-like produces the protein MGFPVGYSEVFFPNLILQALSLLGFIRNLIFSLFNFLGLSDFIETDTIWVDDPTCTPEHKPVSAMLIREFLPVMKVQDIVAGAGAGDPPESCAVCLYEFDGEDEIRWLRNCKHIFHRACLDRWMDHDQKTCPLCRTQFVPEEKQDEFNQRLWAATGVSDFYAEYSEYNSD, from the coding sequence ATGGGTTTTCCAGTCGGGTACTCCGAGGTTTTCTTTCCAAACCTCATCCTCCAAGCACTTTCCCTTCTGGGTTTCATCAGAAACCTCATTTTCTCACTCTTTAACTTTCTGGGTCTCTCTGATTTCATTGAAACCGACACAATTTGGGTAGATGACCCGACCTGTACACCCGAACACAAACCCGTATCCGCTATGCTGATCCGGGAATTCTTGCCGGTGATGAAGGTGCAGGACATCGTGGCCGGTGCCGGCGCCGGAGACCCGCCGGAAAGCTGTGCTGTCTGCCTGTATGAGTTTGATGGAGAGGACGAGATCAGGTGGTTGAGGAATTGTAAGCACATTTTCCACAGAGCTTGTTTGGACCGTTGGATGGACCATGATCAGAAAACGTGTCCTCTTTGTAGGACCCAGTTTGTGCCTGAGGAGAAGCAAGATGAGTTCAATCAACGCCTCTGGGCTGCTACTGGGGTTTCTGATTTTTACGCAGAGTACAGTGAGTACAATTCGGAttga